One Actinomadura viridis genomic region harbors:
- a CDS encoding carboxymuconolactone decarboxylase family protein: MQARIPNIAKIAPNAYKAMLDLEAFLAGTGIPSTTLHLLKLRVSQINGCGFCVDMHAYDLKKEGESDERLWSVAAWREAPYYTDEERAALALAEAATRIADNPDGVPDAVWNEAAAHYSEEDLVALVMAISTINAWNRINVTVRLPAGALRQG, translated from the coding sequence ATGCAGGCACGGATCCCCAACATCGCCAAGATCGCACCCAACGCCTACAAGGCGATGCTGGACCTGGAGGCCTTCCTGGCCGGGACCGGCATCCCCTCCACCACCCTGCACCTGCTCAAGCTCCGGGTCAGCCAGATCAACGGCTGCGGCTTCTGCGTGGACATGCACGCCTATGACCTGAAGAAGGAAGGCGAGAGCGACGAGCGGCTGTGGTCGGTGGCCGCCTGGCGCGAGGCCCCGTACTACACCGACGAGGAGCGCGCCGCGCTGGCCCTCGCCGAGGCCGCCACCCGTATCGCCGACAACCCCGACGGCGTCCCGGACGCGGTCTGGAACGAGGCCGCCGCACACTACTCGGAGGAGGACCTGGTGGCGCTGGTCATGGCGATCTCCACGATCAACGCCTGGAACCGGATCAACGTGACCGTCCGCCTGCCCGCCGGCGCCCTCCGCCAGGGCTGA
- a CDS encoding RrF2 family transcriptional regulator — MNEGVEWAVHVCLLLDWLDEERPVPTTRLAAGYDLPPPYLNKQLQALVRAGILTSTAGARGGFRLARPLDRITMMDVVTAIEGPDPAFQCTEIRQRGAGAESPEKAFRRPCAVSTAMRRAELAWRRALAEQTLADVRAEAEDQVPRLGEWLRHWYART, encoded by the coding sequence ATGAACGAGGGTGTCGAGTGGGCGGTGCACGTGTGCCTGCTCCTCGACTGGCTGGACGAGGAGCGGCCGGTGCCCACGACCCGGCTCGCCGCCGGCTACGACCTCCCGCCCCCGTACCTCAACAAGCAGCTCCAGGCCCTGGTCAGGGCCGGGATCCTCACCTCGACGGCGGGCGCGCGGGGCGGCTTCCGGCTGGCCCGGCCGCTGGACCGGATCACGATGATGGACGTGGTCACCGCGATCGAGGGCCCCGACCCCGCGTTCCAGTGCACCGAGATCCGGCAGCGCGGCGCGGGCGCGGAGAGTCCCGAGAAGGCGTTCCGCCGACCGTGCGCGGTCAGCACCGCGATGCGGCGGGCCGAGCTGGCCTGGCGGCGGGCGCTGGCCGAGCAGACCCTCGCCGACGTCCGGGCCGAGGCCGAGGACCAGGTCCCGCGGCTCGGCGAATGGCTCCGCCACTGGTACGCCCGCACCTGA
- a CDS encoding arylamine N-acetyltransferase family protein, producing the protein MTHAPGDLAWQGEELDLDAYLARIGYGGDRTPTLATLRELQRAHVTSIPFENLEIVLGRPVVLGVKALQDKMVHRRRGGYCFEHIELFAAALERLGFTFTALSARVSMGIEKLLPATHALLRVEVEGGTWLCDVGFGAGPLEPLRFVDGAESAQGGWAFRLERIATSMSGLPVERWALHQHGPEGWLLRHSFALAPAYRIDYEVGSHFVSTHPRSPFTGRAYAQYLDAETKHELDDTRLKTVHADGRADPVRHRDLEPGEVPDALAELFGIELDAEDTARLVAELTRTSRDPRG; encoded by the coding sequence ATGACGCACGCGCCCGGCGACCTGGCCTGGCAGGGCGAGGAGCTCGACCTCGACGCCTACCTCGCGCGGATCGGGTACGGCGGCGACCGCACGCCCACGCTCGCCACGCTGCGGGAGCTGCAGCGCGCGCACGTCACCTCGATCCCGTTCGAGAACCTGGAGATCGTGCTGGGCCGGCCCGTGGTACTGGGCGTCAAGGCCCTCCAGGACAAGATGGTCCACCGGCGGCGCGGCGGCTACTGCTTCGAGCACATCGAGCTGTTCGCCGCGGCCCTGGAACGGCTCGGGTTCACCTTCACCGCGCTGTCGGCCCGGGTCTCCATGGGGATCGAGAAGCTCCTTCCCGCGACGCACGCGCTGCTGCGCGTGGAGGTGGAGGGCGGGACGTGGCTCTGCGACGTCGGCTTCGGCGCCGGCCCCCTGGAGCCCCTCCGCTTCGTCGACGGCGCGGAGTCCGCGCAGGGCGGCTGGGCGTTCCGGCTGGAACGGATCGCCACGTCCATGAGCGGCCTGCCCGTCGAACGCTGGGCGCTCCACCAGCACGGGCCGGAGGGGTGGCTGCTGCGGCACTCGTTCGCCCTGGCCCCGGCGTACCGGATCGACTACGAGGTGGGCAGCCACTTCGTCTCGACCCACCCGCGGTCGCCGTTCACCGGCCGGGCCTACGCGCAGTACCTGGACGCCGAGACCAAGCACGAGCTGGACGACACCAGGCTCAAGACCGTCCACGCCGACGGCCGCGCCGACCCCGTCCGGCACCGTGACCTGGAGCCCGGAGAGGTGCCGGACGCGCTCGCCGAGCTGTTCGGCATCGAACTGGACGCCGAGGACACCGCCCGCCTGGTCGCCGAGCTCACCCGTACGTCACGAGATCCGCGGGGGTAG